DNA sequence from the Gaiellales bacterium genome:
ATCGCCACGACGCGGCCACCACGCTCGACCGCGGCGAACACGGCCTGCTTGCGGGCCTCATGCTCCTGCCGCGTCCGCTTCGGGTACGCCTTCGCCTTGCCACCGACCCACGTCTCGTCAGCCTCGACCGCGCCGTCCAGCCGCGGATCGTCGTCCTGGGTCATCAGCTTGTTTCGGATCAGGTTGAACATCCGCCACGCGGTCTTGTAGGTGACGCCAAGCTCGCGCTCCAGATGCTTCGCGGAGATACCGCACCGAGTGCTAGTGATGAGGTAGATCGCGTAGAACCAAAGCTGGAGCGACGTGGACGACTTGTGGAAGATCGTTCCGGCGGTCGGGTGGACGTGGTGCCCACAAGCCCGGCACGTCCACGACTGGCGCTGCTGGCCGGTGTCATAGCGGCGGAACTCGCGCCGCTTGTCGCACTTCGGACAGTCGGCATGGATGCCGTCGTCGGAGTACCGCGACCGCCAGAGGTATTGCAGGCACGACTCGTCGTCTGGGAACTCGCGCATGAACTCCATGAGCGAGTAGGACGACTCCGAGGACTTCGACCGCTGAGGGGCTTTCCGATTGGGCATGGGCACACCATATCACAAATCTCTACAGTGTGGGGATAGTCGCCCAAGTCGATCCGCCGCTGTGTGCCTGTCCTGACACGGTCCGGGCACGAGGGCGTGCGGGCTGCGTGACGCGACGGATCTCGTCGCGGCCGCCCACTAGAGGACGAGCGCGGCGGCGCCGAGCACGCCGGCGTCGTTGCCCAGCTCGGCCGCCACCACGCGCGCGGAGGAGGACGACCGCAGCACCCGCCGCTGGTACTCC
Encoded proteins:
- a CDS encoding IS1595 family transposase, with the translated sequence MPNRKAPQRSKSSESSYSLMEFMREFPDDESCLQYLWRSRYSDDGIHADCPKCDKRREFRRYDTGQQRQSWTCRACGHHVHPTAGTIFHKSSTSLQLWFYAIYLITSTRCGISAKHLERELGVTYKTAWRMFNLIRNKLMTQDDDPRLDGAVEADETWVGGKAKAYPKRTRQEHEARKQAVFAAVERGGRVVA